The following DNA comes from Cryobacterium psychrophilum.
CTCTCACGCAGTATGTTCAGTTGTACCTCGGTGGTTACGGCCTCGAACTCGACGATTTGAAGGCACTGCGCACCTGGGGTTCCAAGACCCCCGGTCACCCCGAATTCGGCCACACGGCCGGCGTGGAGATCACCACCGGCCCCCTCGGCCAGGGACTGGCTTCCGCCGTGGGATTTGCCTACGCGTCCCGCTTCGAGCGCGGACTGTTCGACCGGGACGCATCCGTCGGCCAGAGCCCCTTCGACCACTTCGTTTACGTGATTGCGGGCGACGGCGACCTGCAGGAGGGCATCACGTCCGAGGCCTCCTCCCTCGCGGGCCACCAGCAGCTGGGCAATCTGATCGCCATCTACGACAGCAATCAGATCTCCATTGAAGACGACACGAACATCGCCTTCACCGAAGACGTCGCAGCACGCTACGAGTCCTACGACTGGCACGTCCAGACGGTGGATTGGAAGAAGACGGGCGAGTACGTCGAGGACGTAGCTGCCCTCAACGATGCCATCGCCGCAGCCCAGGGCGTGACCGGCAAGCCATCGCTCATCATCCTCAAGACCATCATTGGGTGGCCGAGTCCGAAGAAGCAGAATTCCGGAAAAATCCATGGTTCTGCACTCGGCGCCGAGGAACTCGCTGGAGTCAAGACGGTTCTGGGCTTCGACCCGGAGAAGACCTTCGACGTGGCCGACGATGTCATCTCCCACACCAGGGAGGCACTCGTGCGCGGTGCGCAGGAGCACGCCGACTGGAATGTTCGATTCGATGCCTGGGCGGCAGCGAACCCGGAGCGTAAGGTCCTGCTCGACCGCGTCCGCAGCGGCGACCTGCCCGACGGCGTCGAGGAGGCCCTCCCGGTTTTCCCGGCCGGCACCGCGGTGTCGACGCGTGCGGCCTCCGGCAAGGTTCTGAACGCCCTGGGTCCCGTCATCCCCGAACTGTGGGGCGGCTCGGCTGACCTCGCCGAGTCGAACAACACCACCATCGCCGGTGCGGCATCGTTCGTCCCGAGTGAGCATTCCACTGGCGCCTGGACCGGCAACACCTACGGTCGCGTTTTGCACTTCGGAATCCGTGAGCACGCCATGGCGGCCATCCTCAACGGCATCGTGCTGCACGGCAACACGCGTGCCTTCGGAGGCACCTTCCTCATCTTCAGTGACTACATGCGTCCGGCAGTCCGTCTCGCCGCGCTCATGAAGGTGCCGTCGATCTTCGTCTGGACCCACGACTCCGTCGCCCTCGGCGAGGACGGCCCCACACACCAGCCGATCGAACAGCTCGCCACTCTGCGCGCCATTCCGGGTCTCGATGTGGTTCGCCCCGGCGACGCAACAGAAACGGCGTGGGCGTGGAAGACGATCCTCGAACGTCGCAACGGTCCGGCAGGCATCGCCCTGACGCGGCAGAACATCCCCGTGTTCGAACGCGGTGAGGGCGCCGCATCCGGCGAAACATTCGCCTCGGCCTCCAACGTCGCTCGCGGAGCGTACGTGCTCGCGGAAGCGGCCGGCGGAACCCCCGACGTGCTGCTGATCGCCACGGGCTCAGAGGTGCAGCTGGCCGTTGAGGCGCGGGCCCAGCTCGCCGGAGAGGGCATCAGCGCCCGCGTGATTTCGGCTCCCTGCCTGGAATGGTTTGACGAGCAGAGCGCCGAGTACCGTGAGTCCGTTCTTCCCGCGAGTGTCACGGCCCGGGTATCGATTGAGGCCGGAATCGCGTTGACCTGGAGCAGGTACGTCGGTGACCGTGGTCGCAGCATTTCCATCGAGCACTTCGGTGCGTCGGCGGACTACAAGACCCTCTTCCGTGAATTCGGCATCACCACTGAAGCCGTGGTGGCAGCAGCCAAGGATTCCATCGCCAGCTAGTGGGCACCACGCACAACAGAACGACAGCGAAATCGCAGAGCAGTGAAATCGCAGAGCAGTGAAAACAGCACCGATATCGCACAGCAGAAACGCCTACAGAGGAGATTTACGACTATGACTGAAACCACCACCCCCCTCGCCGACCTCTCGGCCGCCGGAGTCAGCATTTGGCTCGACGACCTGTCCCGGGACCGGATCGTCTCCGGTGGGCTGCAGCAGCTCATCGACAACAGCAATGTCGTCGGGGTGACGACCAACCCCACGATCTTCGCCGGTGCACTCGCCAAGGGCGAGGCCTACACGGAGCAGGTTGCGGCGCTGGCTGCTGCCGGCACCAGCGTGACCGATGCCGTCTTTGAGATCACGACGGATGACGTCACCGCAGCGAGCGACATCTTCCGCCCGGTGTATGACCGAACGAACGGCGTCGATGGACGAGTCTCCATTGAAGTTGAGCCGGGTCTCGCCAGGGACACCGCCGGCACGGTCGCCCAGGCTCGTCAGCTGTGGGCCAAGGTCAACCGCCCGAACGCGATGATCAAGATTCCCGCGACGATCGAAGGCCTCGAAGCCATCACGGCCACGATCGCAGCCGGCATCAGCGTCAACGTGACGCTGATCTTCAGCCTCGAGCGTCACCGCCAGGTCATCAACGCCTACCTGACCGGGCTCGAGCAGGCCAAGGCCGCGGGGATCGATCTCTCCACCATCCACTCCGTCGCGTCCTTCTTCGTCTCGCGCGTCGACACCGAGATCGACAAGCGTCTGGTTGCCCTCGGAACGGATGCCGCGATCGCCCTGAAGAGCAAGGCCGGCGTCGCCAACGCCCAGCTCGCGTATGAAGTTTTCGAGCAGGCATTCGCCTCCGAGCGCGCCCGCGGACTCCTCAAGGCCGGCGCCAACAGGCAGCGTCCGCTGTGGGCGTCAACTGGAGTCAAGGACCCGAGTCTTCCTGACACCCTGTACGTGACCGAACTGGTTGCCCCTGCCGTCGTCAACACGATGCCGGAAAAGACCATGCAGGCTGCGGCCGACCACGCGGTGGTGCCGGCCGACTCCATCACGGGGTCCTATGCCGCTGCCAACGCCGTGCTCGACGCCCTCGCCGCCCAGGGCATCTCTTACGACGACGTCACGCGCGTCCTCGAAGAAGAAGGCGTATCGAAGTTCGTCGTGTCGTGGGACGAGCTGCTTGAGACGGTCGCCGCCGCCCTGTCCGCGGCAGAGACCTCGGTCGTCCGTTGAGCTTCCGCATCGGTGTCAGCGGCTCCGCCGCCGACGCGGTTCGCCGCGTGGTTCCAACCCTGGTTGACGACCTTGTGGCGTCGAGCATCACGACCCTCGACCCCTCCCTCTGGGGTTCGGACGCCGAGGCGGAAGCGGCCAAGCGTCTCGGATGGACCGAGTCGGTAGCCATTTCCCGGCCCCTCGTGGCTGAGATCACGGCGCTGAGGGAGTCCCTGCACGCGGCCGGAGTGACCCGGATCGCCCTCGCCGGCATGGGCGGTTCGTCGCTCGCTCCCGAGGTCATCACCAACACCTCGGGCGTCAACCTCACCGTCCTCGACGCCACGGACCCCGGCCAGGTCCTCGCGGCGCTGTCGGATCACC
Coding sequences within:
- the tkt gene encoding transketolase, with the translated sequence MAAFQWDSIDDQAVNTARILAADAVEKVGNGHPGTAMSLAPAAYLLFQKVMRRDPADNDWLGRDRFILSVGHSSLTQYVQLYLGGYGLELDDLKALRTWGSKTPGHPEFGHTAGVEITTGPLGQGLASAVGFAYASRFERGLFDRDASVGQSPFDHFVYVIAGDGDLQEGITSEASSLAGHQQLGNLIAIYDSNQISIEDDTNIAFTEDVAARYESYDWHVQTVDWKKTGEYVEDVAALNDAIAAAQGVTGKPSLIILKTIIGWPSPKKQNSGKIHGSALGAEELAGVKTVLGFDPEKTFDVADDVISHTREALVRGAQEHADWNVRFDAWAAANPERKVLLDRVRSGDLPDGVEEALPVFPAGTAVSTRAASGKVLNALGPVIPELWGGSADLAESNNTTIAGAASFVPSEHSTGAWTGNTYGRVLHFGIREHAMAAILNGIVLHGNTRAFGGTFLIFSDYMRPAVRLAALMKVPSIFVWTHDSVALGEDGPTHQPIEQLATLRAIPGLDVVRPGDATETAWAWKTILERRNGPAGIALTRQNIPVFERGEGAASGETFASASNVARGAYVLAEAAGGTPDVLLIATGSEVQLAVEARAQLAGEGISARVISAPCLEWFDEQSAEYRESVLPASVTARVSIEAGIALTWSRYVGDRGRSISIEHFGASADYKTLFREFGITTEAVVAAAKDSIAS
- the tal gene encoding transaldolase codes for the protein MTETTTPLADLSAAGVSIWLDDLSRDRIVSGGLQQLIDNSNVVGVTTNPTIFAGALAKGEAYTEQVAALAAAGTSVTDAVFEITTDDVTAASDIFRPVYDRTNGVDGRVSIEVEPGLARDTAGTVAQARQLWAKVNRPNAMIKIPATIEGLEAITATIAAGISVNVTLIFSLERHRQVINAYLTGLEQAKAAGIDLSTIHSVASFFVSRVDTEIDKRLVALGTDAAIALKSKAGVANAQLAYEVFEQAFASERARGLLKAGANRQRPLWASTGVKDPSLPDTLYVTELVAPAVVNTMPEKTMQAAADHAVVPADSITGSYAAANAVLDALAAQGISYDDVTRVLEEEGVSKFVVSWDELLETVAAALSAAETSVVR